The following are from one region of the Halolamina litorea genome:
- a CDS encoding biotin transporter BioY: MATASDSVDLVGDDVAANLARAALLAALMGAFAFVSFPNPLNPAVPVTAQVLGVFLAGIFLGPAWGGFAMALYLLAGVLGAPVFSGGAAGLGQLFGPTGGYLLSYPVAAALIGALIHGTDGLVDPEGASLARLVGAMAAGVVVIYGFGVPVYWYYLDTSLVAAVVGAGLAFVPAEAVKVAAAVGIVRSDEISAT; this comes from the coding sequence ATGGCAACCGCATCCGACTCCGTGGACCTCGTCGGCGACGACGTGGCCGCGAACCTCGCCCGCGCGGCGCTGCTGGCGGCGCTGATGGGGGCGTTCGCGTTCGTCTCGTTCCCGAACCCGCTGAACCCCGCGGTCCCGGTCACCGCACAGGTGCTCGGCGTGTTCCTCGCCGGCATCTTCCTCGGCCCGGCGTGGGGCGGCTTCGCGATGGCGCTCTACCTGCTGGCCGGCGTGCTCGGCGCTCCCGTCTTCTCGGGCGGCGCCGCCGGCCTCGGCCAACTGTTCGGCCCGACGGGCGGCTACCTGCTCTCCTACCCCGTCGCCGCCGCCCTGATCGGCGCGCTGATCCACGGCACCGACGGCCTCGTCGATCCCGAGGGCGCCTCGCTCGCGCGGCTGGTGGGCGCGATGGCCGCCGGCGTGGTCGTCATCTACGGCTTCGGCGTTCCGGTCTACTGGTACTACCTCGACACGAGCCTCGTCGCCGCCGTCGTCGGCGCCGGCCTCGCGTTCGTTCCCGCTGAAGCGGTGAAGGTCGCCGCCGCCGTGGGGATTGTTCGATCGGACGAAATCAGCGCGACCTGA
- a CDS encoding energy-coupling factor ABC transporter ATP-binding protein codes for MLELDSVTHRYGDGDGDERADPAVDGVSLTVPDGQFLVLCGSNGSGKSTLVRHLNGLLEPDSGRVLVDGVDASDDPVAARTTVGMAFQDPRDQFVAATVGGDVRFGPENLGLGHGEIDRRAERALSAVGLDGREDDRIETLSGGERERLAVAGALAMEPAYLVLDEPFTGLDAPARDRLLDRLRDLHADGTGLIVVTHDLRDLLGDAERVVCLDDGVVVVDADPAEAVDDLPEYGIRVPDGFERA; via the coding sequence GTGCTCGAACTCGACTCGGTGACCCACCGGTACGGCGACGGCGATGGCGACGAGCGCGCCGACCCCGCCGTCGACGGCGTCTCGCTCACGGTACCGGACGGCCAGTTCCTCGTGCTCTGTGGCTCGAACGGCTCCGGAAAGTCGACGCTCGTCCGGCACCTGAACGGCCTGCTCGAACCCGACTCGGGCCGCGTCCTCGTCGACGGCGTCGACGCGAGCGATGACCCCGTGGCAGCCCGCACGACCGTCGGGATGGCGTTTCAGGACCCCCGCGACCAGTTCGTCGCGGCGACCGTCGGCGGCGACGTACGCTTCGGCCCGGAGAACCTCGGCCTCGGCCACGGCGAGATCGACCGCCGGGCGGAACGGGCGCTCTCGGCCGTCGGCCTCGACGGCCGCGAGGACGACCGGATCGAGACGCTCTCGGGCGGCGAGCGCGAGCGCCTCGCGGTGGCGGGCGCGCTGGCGATGGAGCCCGCCTATCTCGTGCTGGACGAGCCGTTCACCGGGCTCGACGCACCCGCGCGCGACCGACTGCTCGACCGCCTGCGCGACCTCCACGCCGACGGGACCGGCCTGATCGTCGTCACCCACGACCTCCGGGACCTGCTGGGCGACGCCGAGCGCGTGGTCTGTCTCGACGACGGCGTGGTCGTCGTCGACGCCGATCCGGCCGAGGCGGTCGACGACCTCCCCGAGTACGGCATTCGCGTGCCCGACGGCTTCGAGCGGGCCTGA